ccaactcacgccctgatcatactaaaacaaagacaaaacaaaggaactaaggtcagaacgtgacagtacccccccccccccccccccccagctcaggacagacgggagaccctggccgctcaggacagacgggagaccctggcagctcaggacagacaggagaccctggccgctcaggacagacgggagaccctggccgctcaggacagacgggagactttgacagcgctgggcaggaggaggactctggcagcactggacaggcgggagcacctgtaggaaggagacggagagacagcctggtgcggtggggaccgtgaaggcgcactggagctctcaccggatagaccggaccatgAAGGCGCACTGGTGAAGGCGCACTGAgtctgcccaaccctacctggctggaactcattgagttccctgaattcctatcggaccttgtagtcatagcagataatattctaatctttggtgactttaatattcacatggaaaagtccacagacccactccaaaatactttcggagccatcatcgactcagtgggttttgtccaacatgtctctggacccactcactgtcacagtcatactctggacctagttttgtcccatggaataaatgttgtggatcttaatgtttttcctcataatcctggactatcggaccaccattttattatgtttgcaattgcaacaaataatctgctcagaccccaaccaaggaacatcaaaagtcgtgctataaattcacagacaacacaaagattccttgatgtccttccatattccctctgtctacccaaggacggcagaggacaaaaatcagttaaccacctgaggaactcaattcaaccttgcgcaataccctagatgcagttgcacccctaaaaactaaaaacatttatcataaAAAACTatctccctggtacacagaaaataccagagctatgaagcaagcttccagaaaattggaacggaaatggcgccacaccaaactggctTGGAAAGTACtgccgtgcagtaccgaagagcccttactgttGCTttatcatcctatttttccaacttaattgaggaaaataagaacaatccgaaattcctttttgatgctgtcgcaaagctaactaaaaagcagcattccccatgagaggatggctttcacttcagcagtgataaattcatggacttctttgaggaaaagatcatgattattagaaagcaaattacggactcctctttaaatctgcgtattccttcaaagctcagttgtcctgagtctgcacaactctgccaggacctaggatcaagagaggcactcaagtgttttagtcctatatctcttgacacaatgatgaaaataatcatggcctctaaaccttcaagctgcatactggaccctattccaactaaactactgaaagagctgcttcctgtgcttggccttcctatgttgaacataataaatggctctctatccaccggatgtgtaccaaactcactaaaagtggcagtaataaagcctctcttgaaaaagcccaaccttgacccagaaaatataaaaaactctcggcctatatcgaatcttccattcctctcaaaatttttagaaaaggctgttgcgcagcaactcactgccttcctgaagacaaacaatgtatacgaaatgcttcagtctggttttagaccccataatagcactgagactgcacttgtgaaggtggtaaattacctggcattaattaattaattaattaattaattaatggcatcagaccgaggctctgcatctgtcctcgtgctcctagaccttagtgctgcttttgataccatcgatcaccacattcttttggagggattggaaacccaaattggtctccacggacaagttctggcctggtttagatcttatctgttggaaagatatcagtttgtctctgtgaatggtttgtcctctgacaaatcaactgtaaattttggtgttcctcaaggttccgttttaggaccactattgttttcactatatattttacctcttggggatgtcattcgaaaacataatgttaactttcactgctctgtggatgacacacagctgtacatttcaatgaaacatggtgaagccccaaaattgccctcgctagaagcatgtgtttcagacataaggaagtggatggctgcaaactttctacttttaaactcggacaaaacagagatgcttgttctaggtcccaagaaacaaagatcttctgttgaatctgacaattaatcttaatggttgtacagtcgtctcaaataaaagtGTAAaagacctcggcgttactctggaccccaatctttcttttgaagaacatatcaagaccatttcaatgacagcttttttccatctacgtaacattgcaaaaatcagaatctttctgtccaaaaatgatgcagaaaaattaatccatgcttttgtcacttctaggttagactactgcaaagctctactttccggctacccggataaagcactaaataaacttagttagtgctaaatacggctgctagaatcctgactagaacccaaaaatgtgatcatattactccagtgctagcctccctacactggcttcctgtcaaggcaagggctgatttcaaggttttactgctaacctaccaAAGCATTACATTgtcttgctcctacctatctctctgatttggtcctaccgtacatacctacacgtacgctacggtcacaagacgcaggcctcctaattgtccctagaatttctaagcaaacagctggaggcagggctttctcctatagagctccatttttatggaattgtctgcctacccatgtaagagacgcaaactcagtctcaacctttaagtctttactgaagactcatctcttcagtgggtcatgtgattgagtgtagtctggcccaggagtgggaaggtgaacggaaaggctctggagcaacgaaccgcccttgctgtctctgcctggccggttcccctctttccactgggatgctctgcctctaaccctattacaggggctgagtcactggcttactggggctctttcataccgtccctaggaggggtgcgtcacttgagtgggttgagtcactgatgtgatcttcctgtctgggttgcccccccccccccttgggttgtgccgtggcggagatctttgtgggctatactcggccttgtctcaggatggtaagttggtggttgaagatattcctctagtggtgtgggggctgtgctttggcaaagtgggtggggttatatccttcctgtttggccctgtccgggggtgtcctcggatggggccacagtgtctcctgacccctcctgtctcagcctccagtatttatgctgcagtagtttgtgtcggggggctagggtcagtctgttatatctggagtacttctcctgtcttattcggtgtcctgtgtggatttaagtgtgctctctctaattctctctttctctctttctttctctctctcggaggacctgagccctaggaccatgcctcaggactacctgacatgatgacttgctgtccccagtccacctggccgtgctgctgctccagtttcaactgttctgccttattattatttgaccatgctggtcatttatgaacatttgaacatcttggccatgttctgttctaatctccacccggcacagccagaagaggactggccaccccacatagcctggttcctctctaggtttcttcctaggttttggcctttctagggagtttttcctagccaccgtgcttctacacctgcattgcttgctgtctggggttttaggctgggtttctgtacagcactttgagatatcagctgatgtacgaagggctatataaatcaatttgatttgatttggtctctAGACCAGAGAGCATTTTGCGTTTACATTTACATGTCGGTCATTTAGCCaacattcttatccagagcgactaacAGGCAGTTTGTTTTTGAGCTCTGAATATATCATGCTCCATGACCTCTGGTCTCactgtattctgtctgtctgtcttcacccAGGCTTCCTGCAGTTTAATGGGAGCTGTGGAAGTCTCCGTAGCAGTGGGGGCAAAGGTCTGGCACGCTAAGGACAACTGTGGAGGAACACAACCACCGCAACCGCAGCCATGGATGACCTGGCTAATGACTCTGCTGTGCGGCCGCTGCTGTCGGAGGCACGTCTCATCTACGCCATCACCGTGCCCCTGTCCACCGCCATCATCCTGGCCAACCTGGTCATCATCCTGGGCATCTCCTGTAACCGTCAGCTCTACAACACCCCAAACTACTTCTTCCTGAGCCTGCTAGTGGCTGACCTGTGTACGGGCGTGGCCCTACCGTTCATCCCCTGGATGGGACTCAACCGTTCACTGAGTTTTAGCTCCTGTCTCCTGGTTCATATTTTTCCTAATTTCTTGTTCCTGGCGTTCCTGTTTAACCTGGTGATAGTTCATTATGAGAGATACATGTGCATCATGAGTCCGTTACATTATAGTAGCTTCTGGGTTCACCGCCACTTCCCGCTGGTGCTGCTCGCCGTGTGGGTGCCGCCACTGCTCTACGCCTCCCTGCCCGCCTTCGGCTGGAACAACCGGGCCGGCCCAGGGTGGAACGGCTGCTGCTCGTTTAACGACACGGGCACGCTGGGTGCGCCGGTGAACTGTTCCACCGTGGTGGTAGCGGCGCCGGGCGGCTCCGAGTGCTGTTCTTACAGACGGGTCTTCCCCAACGCCTTCATCTACCTTGAGGTGTACGGGCTGCTGGCGCCTGCCATCCTGTCCATCGCGGGCATGACGGGACGTGTGCTGTGGATCACCCGGGGCCAGATGAAGGACATCTGCCGGCTGCACCGCTCCGTGGCGACCAGGGGGGGCGGTCAGGCCTCGGAACGGGAGCAGCGGCTCAACCTCCGCTACACGCGGTGCGTGGCTGCCGTGTCGCTGACCTTCCTGGCCTGCTGGGTGCCCTACATCATCTACATACACGTCTCCGTGGTGTTTCTGCTCAGCAAGGAGACGCGCGGGAACTCCACCACACACATCGTGCTGTCGTGCACGGGGATCGGGAGCATGGCAGTGATgccgctggtcctggggctggccaACAGGCAGTACACGGACCCGGTGAGGAAACTCCTCCATAAACTCCGagacagatggaggaggagacaggattcTGAGGATATGGCTCTCTGAGTAGCTAGGACAGGACTGCTCTCACTTTGGGGATGGACGTGTGGGATTATAAATGGGGATTATAGCATATGGATGATGAAGCATCCTCTACTCCTGGATGAGGGCAGTGGCGCCCCGAGTCTGTGGACTCTAGCTGTAAGGGAGTAGCAGAAAGACCCCATTCGAGGTGCAGGACTGGTAGGGTTGCCCCACCTCTCCCATGTCTGTCAGTTTATAGTCACAGCATGTGTGACTCTTGCCATTGGGGCCATTGAGCGCGTTATGTTTAAATCCATCAGTATACATGTGTACACTACTTGGGTAGTCATAATAAATTCAAAACAATCACTGTAAAAGTCACCAATCTTTCTATTTTTCAAGTTGATTGAATCCATTTGAGAGAAACAGAATGTTATGAATTATCAACAGAGACGTCTATGATGATGAACTGGGCTCATTTGGATATGAAAGAGCAGATGGGACGAATTAAGATGGATCTAAATGACTACTCCATCAATCACTACAGcatctcatctcctccccctctcgttctctctctccctctttctctctccctccctctctctctttctccccccctctatctttctctctctcccggtctctctctttcccaactctctctccctctctctctccctccattcctccctctacttatctttctctctctctccctctctctctccctccatccctccctctacctatctttctctctctccccctctctctctctctctctttccctccatccctccctctacctatctttctttctctctctccccctccatccctccctctacctatctttctttctctctctccccctccatccctccctctacctctctctttctctctctctctttcccatatctgtctcctttctctctctctctccctgcatccccgcctctacctatctttctctctctctctctctctctctctctctctctctctttctctctctccctctctctctccctgcatccctccctctacctatctttctctttctctctctctctttctctctctccctctctctctccctccatccctccctctacctatctttctctctctccctctctctctccctccatccctccctctacctatctttctctctctctccctctctctccctgcatctctccctgtacctatctctctctctctctttctctctctctctctccctgcatctctccctctacctatctctctctcactctcacacacacactttctctccctccatagtCTTTCTCTGGTGCTGGTATGTGCTctgaacaggggagagaggggtgtgcTCTGTGCTCCTCCGCAGTCCAAAATACATCTGGAACACAGGGGAGTGATTAGACCTCTGAGATTCTAATATTTAGATCACATTTGAAAAGAGCCAGACAGGAACTGAAGTTCTTTAGGTTACACCATATCTGGGAAGATGATCGTCTTTCCAAAATTGAAATGAAAACAAGAATGGttctttcattgtctgcttatttgTAAGTCTGTATCAGTGTGCTAAGAATCCTTGAAGGAAGACTGTTTTATCTACTGCTTTCTAATAGCCCTCAAACAGGGTTGGTCATATTCACAGTTTAATGTGCAAAGTTCATAACGCTACTTTATTGTCTACTCGGCAAATCAAGTATACATTTTCTATGTCTTTGTTGAAACTAGAACTCGTGCATATGGGGAAAACAAGAGAACTTCAGTGTGACTATTCACACTAACTATTTGACGTGTACACATCTTTTCAAATAGactagagggtgagagagagttaAGTCCGGGTAAGAGCCAGCCATGAGTAACTATAAAAGGTCTGAATTTTTACATGAcgttgagagagacagattattaACATGGGGTCATAATTT
The DNA window shown above is from Oncorhynchus mykiss isolate Arlee chromosome 18, USDA_OmykA_1.1, whole genome shotgun sequence and carries:
- the LOC110496915 gene encoding G-protein coupled bile acid receptor 1-like, which gives rise to MDDLANDSAVRPLLSEARLIYAITVPLSTAIILANLVIILGISCNRQLYNTPNYFFLSLLVADLCTGVALPFIPWMGLNRSLSFSSCLLVHIFPNFLFLAFLFNLVIVHYERYMCIMSPLHYSSFWVHRHFPLVLLAVWVPPLLYASLPAFGWNNRAGPGWNGCCSFNDTGTLGAPVNCSTVVVAAPGGSECCSYRRVFPNAFIYLEVYGLLAPAILSIAGMTGRVLWITRGQMKDICRLHRSVATRGGGQASEREQRLNLRYTRCVAAVSLTFLACWVPYIIYIHVSVVFLLSKETRGNSTTHIVLSCTGIGSMAVMPLVLGLANRQYTDPVRKLLHKLRDRWRRRQDSEDMAL